The Styela clava chromosome 13, kaStyClav1.hap1.2, whole genome shotgun sequence genome has a window encoding:
- the LOC120333133 gene encoding glutathione S-transferase 1-like — MQKMEFYYHPFSSPCMGVWFTLNQLGVNFELKFVDLITEVDQRKEEFLKMNPLGKVPVLKDGDFCLNESHAIAQYLCLKYEADDTAQKLYPKDLQNQAKVNSLMYLESDCLSKIYNYVNLTLWARDQPPRKDRLNDVYSSLNSLETILERSKFLANEHPTLPDLFAIATVNLLDVAKFNDYQKYPNLVAWKQRMQQLPHYEESVGKHILAITDFFQSKAYLNLPKNDYWGIK; from the exons ATGCAGAAGATGGAGTTCTACTACCATCCTTTTAGTTCACCTTGCATGGGAGTCTGGTTCACTCTCAACCAATTGGGCGTAAACTTTGAACTTAAATTTGTCGACCTAATTACGGAAGTTGACCAGCGAAAGgaagaatttttgaaaatgaatccACTTGGAAAAGTTCCTGTACTTAAAGATGGAGATTTTTGTTTGAACGAAAG TCACGCCATTGCTCAGtatttatgtctaaaatatgAAGCGGATGATACAGCTCAAAAGTTATATCCGAAAGATTTGCAGAATCAAGCAAAAGTTAATTCGCTTATGTATCTCGAATCTGATTGCCTTTCAAAAATCTACAATTACGTG AACTTGACCCTCTGGGCGCGTGATCAACCACCAAGGAAAGACAGATTGAATGATGTTTATTCGAGTTTGAATAGTTTGGAAACAATACTTGAGCGAAGCAAATTTTTGGCCAATGAACATCCCACATTGCCAG ATCTGTTTGCTATTGCAACAGTCAACTTGCTTGATGTGGCAAAATTCAATGACTATCAGAAATATCCCAATCTTGTGGCGTGGAAACAAAGAATGCAGCAACTTCCACATTATGAAGAGAGCGTTGGAAAGCACATTCTAGCCATAACTGATTTTTTCCAGTCAAAAGCCTATTTAAATTTGCCGAAAAATGACTACTGGGGCATAAAATAA